The Urbifossiella limnaea nucleotide sequence CCGCGTTCAGCACGCCGAGCCACGCCGGGTGCTTGCCGAGCGGCACGACGGGCGCGGAGCGGCGCACGAAGTCGGTGAGCGCCGGCAGGCGGGCGGCAAGCGCGGCCCGGGGGTGGACGACGACGGCGAGTTCCGGCGCGGGCGGAGACATCAGGCGAATCATCGGGGTGGGGCTCCGGCGGCCGGCTCACACGCTACTGTAGCACGGGCCGCGAGCCTGCGGCCGAGGAGATCGTCGTACACCGCCGCCAGCTTCCGCATCCGGCCCGCAAAGCTGAACCGGCCCTCGACCGTCTCGCGGCCCGCGGCGCGGAACCGCTCCCGCAGTGCGGCGTCGCCGAGCAGCCGGCCGAGCGCCGCGGACAGGACGGCGGCGTCGCCGCTGTCGACGAGCGTCCCGTTGACGCCGTCCTGCACGAGCCGCGGCACGCCGTTGACGCGCGTCGCCACCACCGGCACCTCCAGGGCCATCGCCTCCAGCACGACGTTCGGCAGCCCCTCGCGGAGGCTCGACAGCGCGAACACGTCCATCGCCTCGAAGTACCCGCGCACGTCGGCCTGCCAGCCGGCCAGCCTCACGCGGTCGGTCAGGCCCAACTCCGCGATCAGTCGCTCGAGAGTGCCCCGCTCGCCCCCCTCGCCGACGATGACGAGCCGCACACCCGGCAGCGCGGCGACGGCGCGGAGCAGCACGTCGAACGCCTTCTCGCCCGACAGCCGGCCGACGGCGCCGACCAGCGGCGCGGCCGGCGGGAAGCCCAGCGCCAGCTTCGCCTCCGCGACCGACCGGCGGCGCGCGTAGTCGGCTGCGTCGATGCCGTTGTCCAGCAGCAGCAACCGCTTCTCCGGCACGCCCGCGGCACGGCACGCTTCCACGAGGTCGGTCGAGACGCACACCACGCGCTCGTACCGTCGCAGGCACCACTTGTCGATGCCGTAATAGAGCGGCGTGCGGCTCGTCTGCTGCACCCAGCCGTGGGCCGTCGTCACCAGCCGCATCCGGTGGAAGCGCGTCAGCAGGAGGCCGAGCGCGTTGGTCTTGTAGTCGTGACCGTGCCACACGGTCACCTTGTGCTCGCGGCACGCCCGCAGAAGCTGCCGCACGGCGCGCCAGTCCCAGAAGCCGCGGTCGGGGATCGACACCAGCGGAGCGTTCGCCTCCGCGGCCTTCCTGCGAATCACCTCGTAGCCGGGGTCGCCGGGCGGGTGGAGGTAGCCGCACACCATCCGGTAGCCGAGCGGCTCCAGGAAGCGCGGCGAGTTCAGAATCGTCTTCTCCGGCCCGCCGCCGGCCCCGGTCACGACCCGGGTGTCGAAGACGACCGGCGCGTCAGCCGTCATGCGGCACGACCCGCGAGAGGAAGGGGTCGAGGCACGTCGCCCAGCGGTGATTCGCCTCCACGTAGCGGCGGCCGGCGGCGCCGAGGGCGGTGCCGCGGGCGTGGTCCGTCAGCAGCGTCGAACAAGCGCCCACCCACTCGGCGGGCGACTCGGCGCGGAGCAGGTGCTCGCCGGGGGTCGTTCCCAGCGCCGCGAGGGCGGGCGGGGCGGCGACCACGGGGCGGGCCAGCGCCAGCGCTTCGAGCACCTTGTTTTGGATGCCGCGGGCCAACCGCAGCGGCACCACCGCGGCCGCAGCGCCGAGCACGAACGGGCGCACGTCGGGCACGGTGCCCACTACCTTCACGCCGGGCAACTCCACTAGCCGCCGCACCTCGGGGGCGGGTGATCGCCCGACGATGCGGAACTCCGCCTCGGGGTGCTTCGCCCGCAGTTCGGGCCAGACGCTTCGCGCGAACCACACGGCCCCGTCGATGTTCGGCAGGTAGTCCATTGCCCCGACGAACGCCAGCGCCGGCTCGACCGGCACGACCCGCGGTGCGAAGTAGTCGAGGTCGACGCCGTTGGACGCGACGGTCGCGGCGCCGGGCGCCGTGAACGAGTCGTACACGTCGGCCTCGGCACGGCTGACCACCGCCCGCGCCGCGGTCCATGTCGGTAGCGTCCGTTCGAGCTTGCGCACGCGGCGGGCTTCGAGGCGGTAGACCCAGCGCTTCGGGCCGCGGACCGTCGTCGCGAAGTCAAGCCACTTCTGGCTGTCCACGTCCATCAGGTCCACGAACCGCAGCACACCGGCGAGTGCGTCACCCGCGAGGTACGGCGCCAGGCTCGACGCCGACACGACGGCCGCGGCGAAGCCCGCTTCCTTCGCCCAGCCGCGGACCACGTCGAACAGCGCCGGCTCGCGGAAGATGCCTTCGGAGATGCTGCCGCCGCTGAGGACGCTCCAGCCGGCGCGGAGCCACTTGCGCGTCCCGGCCGCGGGCACGATTGCCACGCGCTCGCAAAGCCGGTCCAGCTCGGAGCGCGTCTCCGCGGAAACGGGCTCGTCCGCGAGACAGCCCAGCCACACGCGCCCCCGGGCGGCGAGGCCGCGCAGCATGTGGTAGTTGCGGATGCGATCGCCCTTGTCGGGCGGGAACGGGACGCGGTGCGTGAGGTAAAGAACCCGCGGAGCGCGGGACTGACCAATTTCCAATGACCCACCACTGACCAAGGAAGACAGCTGGGTTCTGTCCTTGGTCAGTGGTGGGTCATTGGTCAACTGGTCATGGGCCGCGGTCATGCCGGCAGCGGCGGCGTGAGGACGGCGGAGTGGACGACGCGGCCGAACTCGGCGGCCACGGCGTCGCGGCCGGGCAGCAGGAACGAGACGCGGATCAGCCGCGGGTTCAGGCCGGCCGCCTTCAGGCCCGTCGCCAGCACCAGCCGCAGGTCCAGCCACAAGCCCTGCTGGCGAACGTAGTACACGTCGTAGGCCACCTTGTGCCGTACGCCGGTGATGTCGCTGTCGGCCGGCAACTGCACCTGGGCCAGCCCCGTCACTCCCGGCTTCACCAGTAGTCGGGCCGAGTAGCCGGGGACGAGACGCTCCAGCCCCTTCGACTCGATCACCTCCGGGCGTTCCGGCCGCGGGCCGACCAGGCTCATCTGCCCGAGCAGCACGTTGAACAGCTGCGGCAGCTCGTCGACGTGCGTGCGGCGGAGCCACTTCCCGACGCGGAACACGCGGTCGTCGTCCTTGCCGGCCCACTTGATGCCGGACTTCAGCTCGACGTTGTGGTGCATCGTCCGCAGCTTCACGATGCGGTACCGGCGGCCGCGCAAGCCGAGGCGAGTTTGGGTGTAGAACACGGGGCCCGGCGAGGACAGCTTCACTGCGACGGCCGCGACGCAGATGAGAAGCAGGGCCGGGGCGAGCGCCGCGAGGGCGACTGCGTAGTCGAACACGACCTTGCCGGCGTTGTACCACGTCGGGCACAGCGCCACGCTCACGCCGATGTCACCGGCGAGGCGGTCGATCTCCGGCCACGGGTCGCGGGCGGTGGGCGGTGGTGTGGGCGTTACACTCATGGGCGTCCGTGAAGGCCGTGGCTCGGGGAGAGTAGAGCCTGGGGGTTTGCGTTAGCCGGGGCCCAGCGCCGTGCGCAGGACCGGCAGGAACTCGGTCAGCAACTCGTGGACCGGGTCGCCGGTCTGGGCGGTGCCGGCGGCGGCGAGGCTGCGGGTCGCGTAAATCTTGTAGAGGTACGCGTGGCCGGTGAAGTCCAGGCGTGGGGTGGCTGCCGCGTGCCAGGTGCCGTCGGCGCCCCAGGCCCAGTTCACCTCCAGGCCCGGGTCCGCGTCCCCCTTGTCGAACCGCGCCGTCCAGTACGTCGCGTCACCGAGCGTCTTCTTGACTTCCCCGCCCTGCATCTTGTAACCGAGGCCGGCGTAGCACACGTCGGGCGTGTGCGAGGCGATCGGCCCGGTCGGCCCGCACAGCACCATCACTGTGACGCTCGAGCCCGACTTCTGGTTCCGATAAACCCGAGACACCGAACCGACGGCCTCGGCCCGCTCCAGGATTTTGCGGTCGACCGGAACTTCGACACTCGTCCAGTCGCCGAACGCCGGCGGGACGCGGTCCAGGCGGGCGGCGGCGGCCTTCAGGTCTTCGGGCACGCCCCAGCGGTTGGAGAGCACCCCCTCGAACACGGCCGCGGCGACCAGCCCGCCGAGGACGATCACCACCAGCACGCCCGCAGCGCCGCGCGACAGCGGCGGCGACGAGACGGGTCGTGATGACGGGCGCCGAGGCATGAGCGGTGCGCGTTTGAGTTAAGGGCTCCTCGATAGCCTGACCCGTCGCGGCGGGTGGGCCCCGGCTGGACTACGCCGGCAACTGCTTCACGTAGTTGTACCCGTAGGCGTAGTACGCGCTCCCCATGTGGACGCCGTTCACCACCGCGCCCAGCAGGTTGATGCTCAGCTGGTGCAGCTTCTCCGACGCCACCATCACCTTCGGCAGCTGGCTGATGTCCTGCATGATCGAGAACACCACGCCGTCCACGTGCTGACCGATCAGGAGCGCGTCGGCCACCGGCAGCACCGGGCAGCTGTCCACGACCACGAAGTCGAACTGCCCCCGCAGGCGGTTGAACAGCGTCTCCAGCGGGTGCCCCTGGGCCAGGGCCGCGATCACCCGCGTGCTGCACTGCCCGGCCGGGATCACCCACAGGTTCGGCACGGCCGTCGGCTGCACGGCGTCGCTCGGGTCCACCTCCTGGCACAGCACCTCGCTCACGCCGGGCGTCAGCGGCAGGTCGAACAGCTTGTGGATCGACGGGTTCCGCAGGTCGCAGTCCACGATCAGCGTCCGCATCCCGGCCGTGGCCATGCTGCTCGCAAGCTGGCTCGACAGCGACGTCTTGCCCTCGCCCTGGGTCGCGCTCGTCACCATCACCACCTGCATCGACTGGCTCCGGGCCGTGTGCAGCAGCATGGTGCGGGTGCTGTTGATCGACTCGTTCAGGATGAACCGCCAGTTGGCGTTTCCCGCGGCCTCGGCGGCCTTCAGGCTGGCCCGGTTCGGGAACGCCGGCACCGTGCCGATGACGCGCATCCCCAGCTCGGTCACCACCTGGTCCACGCCGTCCACCCGGCGGTTCCGCCACTCCAGCAGCGCGATGAGCGCGAGCACGCCGAGGAACCCGGCCACGCCGACGGCCCCGGACAGCATGACCTTCTGCTTCAGGTTCTCGTTCAGGATCAACACGGCCGCCTCGCGGACGCTGACCCGCGACTCCATGCCGCGCTCGATGACGATCTGAATCTTCTGGTCCTCGAGCGTGTCGAGCCGCTTCTTCATCGGCTCCAGCCCGCGGGTCAGGCTCTGGATGTCGAACCCGGTCTTGGCGATGTTGCCGGCGTTCTTCGTCAGCTCGGTGAGCGTCCGCTCCTTCCGCTCCAGCCGGGCGCGGTCGAGGGTCAGCTGCTCCTGAAGTTCCGCGTGCTTCGCCTTGAGCATCTCCTCGCCGTACTCCTGCAGCGCGGCACGGACGTCGGGGAGGACCTCGGTCCGGGCCTTGTCGATCGCCTTCTGCAGCTGCTTCACCTCGGCGTCGAGGGCGAGCACGACGGGGGCGTCGGGCACGGTGCCGGCGGCGGTCTTGGCCTGCCCCAGGTCGATCTCGCGGGCCAGCTTCTGCTTCACCAGCGTGTCCACCCGCGGGTGCTTGGCCACCCAGTCGCGGAGCATCAGCGTGTCGGCGTCGAGCTTGGTCTTGTCCGTCTTGGCCTGCTCGACCTTCTCCTTCACCTTCTCCAGCAGCAGCTCGTTGTCCTGGTTGATGGTCTTGAGGGCGGCGACCTCCTGGGACAGCTGCGTCTCCATCAGCTTGAGGGTGCTCAGCTGTTTGTTCGTGTCCTCGATGCCGATGGTGCCGTTGAACTCGGCCTTCCGCTTGATCTCGCGCTCGTCCTGCTCCACCTTGGCCCGCAGGTCGCCGATCAGCTTCTCGAGCCGGTCGGCCTTGTCCATCAGGTTCTTGCGGACGGCGTTGTTGGCGTCGTCGACGTACTTGCCGACCAGCGCGTCCACGATCTTGACGAGGTCGTCGCGGTTGTTGCCGTTGAACGACACCTGCATCAGGTCGGGGGCGATCGACCCGTCCACCCGGACGCCGGTCTCGAGCAGCGCCACCGGGTCGTCGGCCTCGCGGATGGTCTGCAGGCTGGCGACCTTCGGCTCGGCGATCGTGCGGTTGATCAGGTCGCGCGACTTCACCAGGTACATCTGCGAGCGGCGGAACGAGTCGAAGTCTTCGACCTGCCCCTTGCCCGACTCGACGGTGGACGGCCGCAGCTGCACGGTGGCGCGGGCGGTGTGCTTGCCGCCGGGGAGGATGAACCACACCCCGGTCCCCAGCGCCGAACCGACGAGCAGGCCGAGGAAGGTGGCGAGCACCCAGCGGCGACGAAGGGCGTTCAGCAGGCCCAGCGGCGTGGGCGGGGTCTTGCCGGTACCGCCGGGGATTGTGACGCTCGGCCCGTAGGGGCCGCCGCCGGGGGCGAGCATCCCGCCGGGCGGGTTGTTGTACGGCTGCAGCGGCCCGGTCGGGGGGTTCTCACCGTTGTTCGAGCGGGCCATTCAGACTCTCCCGGCAGGGTCGTCGGTGCGGGTGGGTCGGCGGTCCGTCCCACAGGTCCGGCCCCGGTGGTAGCCGGGGGAGGGCATCGCGCTCGGCGCGGGGGAGTCGTCTCCCACGGGTCAGCACCCGGAGTGCCGGAACGGGGATTCGTGGCGGGGGCAAAACCCGCACAGCTACCGCGTTCACGGAAGCGTTTGGCCTGGCGGAAGTTACGCCGCCGACGCGACACGGGCGATTCTTGCCCGTTTGTGAGTGTTCAGGCGGCACCCGGCAAGGATTACCGCGGTGGTGCAAACCATCTGTAACGCCCGTGCTCCAACCGTTACGTCCCCACCAATCCGGCTTACTGTACTGGATCAACCACAGGATACGAAAGGGCAGCTGTCAAGCGGAAGGCCGATCTGCGGGACCCTTGCATGGGAAACCCTGCGGGTGGCGCCTGTTGTGGCGCGGAAACAGGGTTGAGACTCGGTCTCACACTCTTTCGTGTCATTGACTCAATGCGTGCCCTGACCCCCCGGGGGGTCGGCTACACACAATGACGCCGGCTCGAGTGTCACGACCGCGTGGGCTGGCAAAACTGGGACTTGGGGCGTGTCAAGCGGCTTCGGGCGGTTTCTGGCCGGCCGGGCGGTTCGGGAATGACGGGGGGTTTTGGTTACAGCGGGAATCCGGGTGGGCCGATGAAGAGGGCTAGTCCGGGAGGTGCGGCCGTGCCGAATGCGCGGCGCCCCCTGCGAGTCGACCCCCGTTCCGTGCCGGAGGAGTTGCGATGGTCCGCCTGAGCGTCAACCGGAGGCTGGTGGCCGCGGCGGTCGTCGCCGTGCTGGCCGCCTTCGGGGGCGGGTGTCACAGCCTGCCGAGCGGTCACAAGTGCTGCAAGCCGCCGAAATTCGACCCGTGCTGCATCCCCGAACTGCCCGTGCCGCGGGAACTGAACAAGGTGACGCTGCCGCCCTACGTCATCGAGACGCCGGACATCCTGATCATTGAGGCGACGCGGCTGATCCCGCTGCCGCCATACCGGGTCGAGCCGCTGGACGTGCTGTACGTCAGCGCCCGCGGCGTGTTCGACACCGACCCGATCAACGGCCTGTACCCGGTGGACCCGGACGGCACGATCAACCTCGGCCCGGCCTACGGCGGGGTGGTGCGGGTCGCCGACCTGACGACCGAGCAGATTCAGGCGGCCGTACAGGCGAAGGTGAAGGCCGTGGCCCCGAACGGCACGGTGACCGTGTCGCTGGCCCAGAGCCGCGGGGCGCAGGCGGTGAGCGGCCAGCACATCGTGCGGCCGGACGGTACGGTCGGCCTCGGCAGCTACGGCAGCGTGTACGTGGCCGGCATGACCATCGCCCAGGCCAAGGCGGAGATCGAGAAGCACCTGTCGCGCTACCTGTACCGGCCGGAAGTGAACGTGGACGTGTACGCGTTCAACAGCAAGTTCTACTACGTGATCACTGACTTCGCCGGGGCCGGCGAACAGGTCGTACGGCTGCCGCACGTCGGCAACGAGACGGTGCTCGACGCGGTGTCGAACATCGGCGGCCTGTCGGCGGTGTCGAGCAAGAAGATTTGGGTGGCCCGGCCCGCGCCGACGGACTGCGCCGCGGACCAGATTCTGCCCGTGGACTGGTGCGGGATCACACAGCGCGGGCAGGTGAAGACGAACTACCAGTTGCTGCCGGGCGACCGGGTGTACATTCTGAGCCAGCCGCTGACGAAGTTCGACACCTACCTGGCCCGGGTGCTCGCTCCGATCAACCGGACGATGGGCAGCGTACTGCTCGGGGCGTCCACGTACCAGACCTTCACCCAGCAGAACGGTCAGAACGGGGTGCAGCCGTTCATCCCGGTCGGGTTCTGACGGTAGCGGTAGTGCCCGGGGTGCGGCCGACCGGCCCCGGGAATCTCCCCACGGCGGCGGCGGGCTTGCGGAAGCAAGCCCGCCGCCGCCGATGTCGTTGGCAGGCGGCATAGCATGGGGGGTAGCCCCGTCGCCCCACCCCCCGAGAGTCGCACCATGCGCGTCCGCAC carries:
- a CDS encoding sugar transferase, with translation MSVTPTPPPTARDPWPEIDRLAGDIGVSVALCPTWYNAGKVVFDYAVALAALAPALLLICVAAVAVKLSSPGPVFYTQTRLGLRGRRYRIVKLRTMHHNVELKSGIKWAGKDDDRVFRVGKWLRRTHVDELPQLFNVLLGQMSLVGPRPERPEVIESKGLERLVPGYSARLLVKPGVTGLAQVQLPADSDITGVRHKVAYDVYYVRQQGLWLDLRLVLATGLKAAGLNPRLIRVSFLLPGRDAVAAEFGRVVHSAVLTPPLPA
- a CDS encoding TIGR03087 family PEP-CTERM/XrtA system glycosyltransferase; this encodes MTAAHDQLTNDPPLTKDRTQLSSLVSGGSLEIGQSRAPRVLYLTHRVPFPPDKGDRIRNYHMLRGLAARGRVWLGCLADEPVSAETRSELDRLCERVAIVPAAGTRKWLRAGWSVLSGGSISEGIFREPALFDVVRGWAKEAGFAAAVVSASSLAPYLAGDALAGVLRFVDLMDVDSQKWLDFATTVRGPKRWVYRLEARRVRKLERTLPTWTAARAVVSRAEADVYDSFTAPGAATVASNGVDLDYFAPRVVPVEPALAFVGAMDYLPNIDGAVWFARSVWPELRAKHPEAEFRIVGRSPAPEVRRLVELPGVKVVGTVPDVRPFVLGAAAAVVPLRLARGIQNKVLEALALARPVVAAPPALAALGTTPGEHLLRAESPAEWVGACSTLLTDHARGTALGAAGRRYVEANHRWATCLDPFLSRVVPHDG
- a CDS encoding exosortase-associated EpsI family protein, which gives rise to MPRRPSSRPVSSPPLSRGAAGVLVVIVLGGLVAAAVFEGVLSNRWGVPEDLKAAAARLDRVPPAFGDWTSVEVPVDRKILERAEAVGSVSRVYRNQKSGSSVTVMVLCGPTGPIASHTPDVCYAGLGYKMQGGEVKKTLGDATYWTARFDKGDADPGLEVNWAWGADGTWHAAATPRLDFTGHAYLYKIYATRSLAAAGTAQTGDPVHELLTEFLPVLRTALGPG
- a CDS encoding glycosyltransferase, with translation MTADAPVVFDTRVVTGAGGGPEKTILNSPRFLEPLGYRMVCGYLHPPGDPGYEVIRRKAAEANAPLVSIPDRGFWDWRAVRQLLRACREHKVTVWHGHDYKTNALGLLLTRFHRMRLVTTAHGWVQQTSRTPLYYGIDKWCLRRYERVVCVSTDLVEACRAAGVPEKRLLLLDNGIDAADYARRRSVAEAKLALGFPPAAPLVGAVGRLSGEKAFDVLLRAVAALPGVRLVIVGEGGERGTLERLIAELGLTDRVRLAGWQADVRGYFEAMDVFALSSLREGLPNVVLEAMALEVPVVATRVNGVPRLVQDGVNGTLVDSGDAAVLSAALGRLLGDAALRERFRAAGRETVEGRFSFAGRMRKLAAVYDDLLGRRLAARATVACEPAAGAPPR
- a CDS encoding polysaccharide biosynthesis tyrosine autokinase; the encoded protein is MARSNNGENPPTGPLQPYNNPPGGMLAPGGGPYGPSVTIPGGTGKTPPTPLGLLNALRRRWVLATFLGLLVGSALGTGVWFILPGGKHTARATVQLRPSTVESGKGQVEDFDSFRRSQMYLVKSRDLINRTIAEPKVASLQTIREADDPVALLETGVRVDGSIAPDLMQVSFNGNNRDDLVKIVDALVGKYVDDANNAVRKNLMDKADRLEKLIGDLRAKVEQDEREIKRKAEFNGTIGIEDTNKQLSTLKLMETQLSQEVAALKTINQDNELLLEKVKEKVEQAKTDKTKLDADTLMLRDWVAKHPRVDTLVKQKLAREIDLGQAKTAAGTVPDAPVVLALDAEVKQLQKAIDKARTEVLPDVRAALQEYGEEMLKAKHAELQEQLTLDRARLERKERTLTELTKNAGNIAKTGFDIQSLTRGLEPMKKRLDTLEDQKIQIVIERGMESRVSVREAAVLILNENLKQKVMLSGAVGVAGFLGVLALIALLEWRNRRVDGVDQVVTELGMRVIGTVPAFPNRASLKAAEAAGNANWRFILNESINSTRTMLLHTARSQSMQVVMVTSATQGEGKTSLSSQLASSMATAGMRTLIVDCDLRNPSIHKLFDLPLTPGVSEVLCQEVDPSDAVQPTAVPNLWVIPAGQCSTRVIAALAQGHPLETLFNRLRGQFDFVVVDSCPVLPVADALLIGQHVDGVVFSIMQDISQLPKVMVASEKLHQLSINLLGAVVNGVHMGSAYYAYGYNYVKQLPA
- a CDS encoding polysaccharide biosynthesis/export family protein, whose translation is MVRLSVNRRLVAAAVVAVLAAFGGGCHSLPSGHKCCKPPKFDPCCIPELPVPRELNKVTLPPYVIETPDILIIEATRLIPLPPYRVEPLDVLYVSARGVFDTDPINGLYPVDPDGTINLGPAYGGVVRVADLTTEQIQAAVQAKVKAVAPNGTVTVSLAQSRGAQAVSGQHIVRPDGTVGLGSYGSVYVAGMTIAQAKAEIEKHLSRYLYRPEVNVDVYAFNSKFYYVITDFAGAGEQVVRLPHVGNETVLDAVSNIGGLSAVSSKKIWVARPAPTDCAADQILPVDWCGITQRGQVKTNYQLLPGDRVYILSQPLTKFDTYLARVLAPINRTMGSVLLGASTYQTFTQQNGQNGVQPFIPVGF